A stretch of DNA from Candidatus Flexicrinis affinis:
GTTTAGGGGGTATCTTCGTCCGAGACTGTTCCGTAGACACCCTGTTCGCCAGAGTTGCCGTTGTCGTCCGCCTCGATTGATGTCTCTGGCTCCAACTCGTCCAGCACCAGAACCTTGATTCCTTCTACGCGCTTGAAACCGTAGTCATTCGTTAAGAAGGCATCGCAACCCGCAGCGATGGCTGTCGCGATATGAATGGCATCGGGTGTCCGAAGCGTGTAGTTGGCACGAAGTTCGGCCGCTAGACGCGCGGTGGCGGCAGTGAGTGGTTCCAGGTGAAAACCATTGCTGTCCAAGAACACGGCCTCATAGCGTTGCGCCAAGTCCTTATCGCCAGCCTTCAACGGCTGGACAAGGACTTCCGCCAAAGTCGTCGTCGCACTGACGCCAGTCATCAGCCCTTTGTCGACGCTGCGCATGATGTACAACATCCGATCGAAATACACCGGATGCTTCTCGATGAAATAAATGAGCGGCGCGGTGTCAAAACCGAGCCGCCGGATACCTCGAAGCGCATCCGGCAGCTTCAAGGACGGTCGTCCCATTCACGACGCAGCTGATCGACGTAATCCTGTGCGTCGATTCCCTTCCAAATATCTGCGCCCAATCCTGCCAGCTCAAGAATGCTGTGCTTCCGGGACTCTTCGCCATGTCGGATTGACTCGCTCAACAGCCGAACCAAGTCACGCTGTTCCTGTAGGCTCAAACCTTTGGCCTGCTGCAAGATGTCTGCAACTGTCATGGCGTTCTACTCCTCACTGTTCTTTATTGTACTATGTTTAGGCGGGCGCGAAGCTCGATCGATGCGAGTTCGCCCCCGACTCCTGACCCCTTCCCCTCATCACTATTCTTGACCGACTGGCGTGAGGATCGCCTTGACGCCTGTGCCGTTCTCGAACGTGGCGAACGCCGCCTCCCACTGTGTGACCGGGAAGCGGTGGGTGATGAGCGCGTCGGTGCGGACTTTCCCGCTGGCGATCAGGCTGACGGCCTTGCTCCATGCCGCGGGGATGCTGGCATTGCTGCCGGTCGCGACGATTTCCTTGAAACACAGCTGATCCAAATCCCACGCCACCGGCTTGCCGAACAGCCCGACTTGCACGTAGCGCCCGCGCCGCCGCACCAGCGTGAGCAGTTGGGCCGCCGCCGGCCCCGCGCCGGAGCACTCGTACACCACGTCCGCGCCCAAGCCCTCGTCGGTGAGCGAGGCGATCAGCGGCGCGGGATCCTCGCGCTGGACGTTGACGGTGTGATCCGCGCCGAGGTCGCGGGCCAGCACAAGGCGGTGCTGGTCGCGGTCGGTGCCCAACATGACGACCGTTGCGCCTGCTGCCTTGACCACTTGCAGCGTGAGCAGGCCGATGGCGCCCGGGCCGGCGATCACCGCGACGTCTCCGGGGCTGACGGTCGGCGTGGTCGTCACGGCATGCACGACACACGCCAGCGGCTCGGTCAGCGCGCCAGCGTCGAACGATACGTGATCGGGGATCGCGTGCAGGTTACGCGCTGGCACGATGACGTAGTCCGTGAACCCGCCGTTGACCGCCGACCCGATCGAGCGGCGGTTGAGGCACAGGTTGGTGTGGCCGGCGCGGCAGTACTTGCACGTCCCGCAGAATGAGAAGTACGTCTCGGTCGTCACGCGTGCGCCGGGCTGCCAGCCCTCGACGCCTTCGCCGACCTCGACGATTTCGCCGGAGACCTCGTGACCGAGCACGACCGGCGGCCAACTGCGAAACTCGTCCTTCAGGATGTGCAGATCGGTCCCGCACAGACCGGCGGCGCGCACCGCGATCTTGACCTGTCCGGCTTTCGGCGCTGGCTCGGGGATGTCGCGCAGTTCCACGTGCCCAACACCGGGTGCCACCTTCATAATCGCTTTCATAGGTCCAGCCGCCTTGCGGGAAATGTACGGACATTCTAAAGTATAGATACTTGCCGGGCGCGCGCCAATGACCGCGCGTTCCAGCCGACAGATTTGTTTGAACGAGTGCAAAGGATTGCGGACTCATGACTCAGGCGGTTGTGGTTGGCACCGGCTTTATCGGCCCGGTTCACGTCGAGGCGCTCCGGCGCATCGGCGTCCACGTGCGCGGGGTGTTGGGCGTCACGCCGGACAAGAGTCGTGCGGCGGCAGACTCGATGCGGCTTGAGGTCGCTTACGACGATTTTCAGTCCGTTCTCGACGACCCGCAGGTCGACTCCATCCATATCACCACGCCCAACCAGACACACCTCGAATTCAGCAAGCGCGCGCTGATGGCCGGCAAGCACGTCATCTGCGAGAAGCCGCTGGCGATGAACGCGACCGAAACGGCCGAACTGGTGGCGCTCTCGCACAGTCATCCCAATCAGGTTGCGGCGGTCAATTACAACAAGCGCTTCTACCCGCTGGTGCAGCACGCCCGCGAGGCCGTCGCTGCCGGCGAGATCGGCGAGGTGCGCGGCGTGCGCGGCGGCTATCTGCAAGACTGGCTGATGTACGAGACCGACTGGAACTGGCGTCTCGTGCCGGAGGAGGGCGGCGCGACGCGCGCCATCGGTGACATCGGCACGCACTGGATGGACTTGATTGGCTTCATCACCGGCCTCAAGATCACGGAAGTGATGGCTGACCTGCACACGTTCATCCCGGTCCGGCGCAAGCCCAAGCAGGCAGTCGCCACGTTTGTCGGCAAGGAGCAGGCCGCCGCGGTCGAGACCGAGCCGGTCGATATCTATACCGAGGACTGGGGCGCGGTGCTGTTCCACTACAGCAACGGCGCGCGCGGCACGATGCTCGTCTCGCAGGTCAGCGGCGGACGCAAGAACTACTGCCACTTCGAGATCGTCGGCAGCAAGGGCTCGCTGGCGTGGGATGTCGAGAATCCCAACGAGATGTGGATTGGGCGGCGCGACGCGCCCAACGGCATTCTGATCAAGGATCCGTCGTTGATGCTGCCCGCGGGACGTGCCGCCAACAGTTATCCGGGCGGGCATACCGAAGGCTTCGACGACAGCTTCAAACAGTTGTACGCGTCGATCTACCGCTACATGGAAGCCGGCGACTTCGGCGCGCCGAAGCCATACCCGACTTTCGAGGACGGGCACTATGAGGTCGTACTGTGCGACAAGATCGTGGAGAGCCACCGCACGCGCGGGTGGGTATCTGTTTAGAAACGGCTTGGGGCGCTGCCCCAAACCCTGGCAGGAGGCATGGCCTCCTGCACCTCGCTTCCTGCGGAATCGCGTCACGAGCGACGCGATTTCGCAGAGACGGGAGTCCAGAGGGTGCAAACCCTCT
This window harbors:
- a CDS encoding Gfo/Idh/MocA family oxidoreductase, which codes for MTQAVVVGTGFIGPVHVEALRRIGVHVRGVLGVTPDKSRAAADSMRLEVAYDDFQSVLDDPQVDSIHITTPNQTHLEFSKRALMAGKHVICEKPLAMNATETAELVALSHSHPNQVAAVNYNKRFYPLVQHAREAVAAGEIGEVRGVRGGYLQDWLMYETDWNWRLVPEEGGATRAIGDIGTHWMDLIGFITGLKITEVMADLHTFIPVRRKPKQAVATFVGKEQAAAVETEPVDIYTEDWGAVLFHYSNGARGTMLVSQVSGGRKNYCHFEIVGSKGSLAWDVENPNEMWIGRRDAPNGILIKDPSLMLPAGRAANSYPGGHTEGFDDSFKQLYASIYRYMEAGDFGAPKPYPTFEDGHYEVVLCDKIVESHRTRGWVSV
- a CDS encoding PIN domain-containing protein, producing the protein MKLPDALRGIRRLGFDTAPLIYFIEKHPVYFDRMLYIMRSVDKGLMTGVSATTTLAEVLVQPLKAGDKDLAQRYEAVFLDSNGFHLEPLTAATARLAAELRANYTLRTPDAIHIATAIAAGCDAFLTNDYGFKRVEGIKVLVLDELEPETSIEADDNGNSGEQGVYGTVSDEDTP
- a CDS encoding zinc-binding dehydrogenase — encoded protein: MKVAPGVGHVELRDIPEPAPKAGQVKIAVRAAGLCGTDLHILKDEFRSWPPVVLGHEVSGEIVEVGEGVEGWQPGARVTTETYFSFCGTCKYCRAGHTNLCLNRRSIGSAVNGGFTDYVIVPARNLHAIPDHVSFDAGALTEPLACVVHAVTTTPTVSPGDVAVIAGPGAIGLLTLQVVKAAGATVVMLGTDRDQHRLVLARDLGADHTVNVQREDPAPLIASLTDEGLGADVVYECSGAGPAAAQLLTLVRRRGRYVQVGLFGKPVAWDLDQLCFKEIVATGSNASIPAAWSKAVSLIASGKVRTDALITHRFPVTQWEAAFATFENGTGVKAILTPVGQE